In Fundulus heteroclitus isolate FHET01 chromosome 17, MU-UCD_Fhet_4.1, whole genome shotgun sequence, the following are encoded in one genomic region:
- the metap2a gene encoding methionine aminopeptidase 2 — translation MADVVAEQLVIQKPVHESELNGEAEVREEADPVEEAAKKKKKKKKKSKSATTAVEPEADGVVEVAKQLEKQAIEDKEKDEDGEDDGDDGENAAGKKKKKKKKKKGPKTQTDPPSVPICELYPSGVFPIGQECEYPVCQDGRSATWRMTMEERRVMDKANEEVWNDFRQAAEAHRQVRKHVRSFLKPGLTMIEICERLEDCSRKLIKENGLNAGLAFPTGCSLNHCAAHYTPNAGDPTVLQYDDVCKIDFGTHINGRIIDCAFTVTFNPKYDKLLEAVQDATNTGIKNAGIDVRLCDVGEAIQEVMESYEVEIDGKTYQVKPIRNLNGHSIGQYRIHAGKTVPIVKGGEATRMEEGEVYAIETFGSTGKGVVHDDMECSHYMKNFDVGHVPIRLPRAKHLLNVVNENFGTLAFCRRWLDRLGESKYLMALKNLCDLGIVDPYPPLCDTKGCYTAQFEHTILLRPTCKEVVSRGDDY, via the exons ATGGCGGACGTTGTCGCGGAGCAGCTGGTGATCCAGAAACCAGTCCACGAAAGTGAGCTGAACGGGGAGGCCGAGGTCCGGGAGGAGGCCGACCCAGTGGAGGAGGCAgcgaaaaagaagaagaaaaagaagaaaaagagcaaGTCTGCAACGACAG CCGTTGAGCCCGAGGCGGATGGCGTGGTAGAGGTGGCCAAACAGCTGGAGAAGCAGGCGATCGAGGACAAGGAGAAGGACGAAGATGGCGAGGACG ATGGAGACGACGGGGAGAACGCagcagggaagaagaagaagaagaaaaagaagaagaagggac ccAAAACTCAAACGGACCCCCCATCCGTTCCCATCTGTGAGTTGTACCCCAGTGGCGTTTTCCCCATCGGACAAGAGTGCGAATATCCCGTCTGTCAGGATGG TCGTAGCGCGACGTGGCGTATGACCATGGAGGAGAGGCGGGTGATGGATAAAGCCAACGAGGAGGTGTGGAACGACTTCAGGCAGGCGGCCGAGGCCCACAGACAAGTCCGGAAACACGTCCGCAGCTTCCTGAAACCTGGCCTGACCATGATTGAGATCTG CGAGCGTTTGGAGGATTGTTCCCGTAAGCTGATAAAGGAAAACGGGCTGAACGCCGGGCTGGCCTTCCCCACCGGCTGCTCCCTGAACCATTGTGCTGCCCACTACACTCCCAACGCCGGAGACCCCACCGTCCTGCAGTACGACGACGTCTGCAAGATCGACTTCGGCACGCACATCAACG GGCGAATCATTGACTGTGCCTTTACCGTTACATTTAACCCAAAGTATGACAAGCTGCTGGAGGCGGTGCAGGACGCCACCAACACCGGAATCAAA AACGCCGGCATCGACGTGCGCCTGTGTGACGTCGGCGAGGCGATTCAGGAGGTGATGGAGTCCTACGAGGTGGAGATTGATGGGAAAACATACCAAG TGAAGCCGATCAGAAACCTGAACGGTCACTCCATCGGTCAGTACCGGATACACGCCGGCAAGACGGTGCCCATCGTTAAGGGAGGGGAAGCGACAAGAATGGAG GAGGGGGAGGTCTACGCCATCGAGACGTTCGGCAGCACGGGTAAAGGTGTGGTCCACGACGACATGGAGTGCTCCCACTACATGAAAAACTTTGACGTCGGCCACGTCCCCATCAG GCTGCCTCGGGCAAAGCACCTCCTCAACGTGGTCAACGAGAACTTCGGCACGCTGGCGTTCTGCCGCCGCTGGCTGGACCGCCTGGGCGAGAGCAAGTACCTGATGGCCCTGAAGAACCTCTGCGACCTGGGCATCGTGGACCCCTACCCCCCCCTCTGCGACACCAAGGGCTGCTACACCGCTCAGTTCGAGCACACCATCCTGCTCAGGCCCACCTGCAAGGAGGTGGTGAGCCGAGGAGACGACTACTGA
- the vezt gene encoding vezatin, with translation MTEEFDEDVVFENSPLFQYLQDLGHTDFESCPTASQEEEEEYGAAEEDLNSPGRDKQKTSGGCLWRVVEALRRWSPLHQAAEAHKLEQQLDSVFGQYSVRCILDQDVLLQEDVELIELLDPSLLTLGSSPPGSPRRAGSLPRPSLVPRPSLWDVAGLLGLAAVLLGACYSPDSLGSLAAAPWGLALLGWVGLRGFTLLRRRRMQKDVQTRAGRLQTLVHNSKTLTGLARKALRLVQETEVISRGFTLLLDRVSAAGSFSRAGPGAVPRSQQLMGLRKVLYRALRSAFRASRRATCHMLKAFPLNSEVDNMTNYVCAVPLKELGLGLGIEHLGDEQAQELTDDYSLPALKMLFQLWLGQSSECFRRLALLLSPHRIQESEEGATKEDASPPSSRSPPAPPLHRSVAAVTEPLHHALASCLADVQRSYDFHRHFETQPRTTGSDRNGRAREKCRELNALHTSIRSLQLHLKALLSEMIILEDDLEKLMVSREVTELTLDGYQDLRERLQQLQPHMQASAGCWEDTVSQVERMLRRANACPGNADHTEPFVPPAAEVPAPPPSYPLILDRDPVPEEMELEAYVSDSDSDGEGRGSWSDMLSPEERERQRRDREESRRVLSELKAVLGFRASDGERMKRKQMLFSDQAAASPLVLTQSPDAASPVDGAETGAEEGSYLSELRAGNEGQEGEGKDDGVRPDPVTEFSCGSEEKELGGGPSVCDGGGGGGGGGASELHQYDGVLEEEEEQQNGLDCFLKAKIPAVSVMDRLTEIHGSEALSFSSALAAQVAARSQSLVNMEEQTFGDDDDDDDEEEEEGENSTTSEKD, from the exons GGAGGATGTTTATGGAGAGTAGTCGAGGCGCTGCGGAGATGGAGTCCCCTTCACCAGGCAGCTGAAGCTCATAAGCTGGAGCAACAGCTG GACAGCGTTTTCGGCCAGTACTCGGTCCGATGCATCCTGGACCAGGACGTGCTGTTGCAGGAGGACGTGGAGCTGATCGAGCTGCTGGACCCCAGCCTGCTCACGCTGGGCTCGTCGCCCCCCGGCTCCCCCAGACGAGCGGGCTCCCTGCCCAGGCCGAGTCTCGTCCCCAGACCGTCGCTGTG GGACGTAGCGGGGCTGCTGGGTCTGGCTGCCGTGCTGCTAGGAGCCTGCTACTCCCCTGACAGCCTGGGGTCTCTGGCTGCTGCGCCATGGGGGCTGGCCCTGTTGGGCTGGGTGGGACTGAGGGGCTTCACGCTGCTGAGACGAAGGCGCATGCAGAAAGACGTCCAGACCAGGGCCGGCCGGCTCCAGACTCTGGTCCACAACAGCAAAACTCTGACGGGACTGGCCCGCAAGGCCCTGCGTCTGGTGCAGGAGACTGAGGTCATCTCCAGAGGGTTCACCCT TTTGCTCGACAGGGTGAGTGCGGCCGGCTCCTTTAGCAGGGCGGGGCCCGGGGCGGTGCCGCGCAGCCAGCAGCTGATGGGACTCAGGAAGGTCCTGTACCGGGCTCTCCGCTCGGCCTTCCGAGCCTCGCGCAGGGCCACCTGTCACATGCTCAAAGC GTTCCCGCTGAACTCTGAGGTGGACAACATGACCAACTACGTGTGCGCGGTGCCTCTGAAGGAGCTGGGCCTCGGCCTGGGGATCGAACACCTGGGGGACGAGCAGGCGCAGGAGCTGACGGATGACTACAGCCTTCCAGCCCTCAAG ATGCTGTTCCAGCTGTGGTTGGGTCAAAGCTCCGAATGCTTCCGTCGACTCGCTCTCCTCCTCTCGCCGCACCGAATTCAGGAGTCTGAGGAGGGCGCAACCAAAGAGGACGCCTCCCCGCCTTCGTCTCGCTCGCCTCCTGCACCTCCGCTGCACCGGTCCGTCGCCGCCGTGACGGAGCCCCTCCATCACGCTCTGGCCAGCTGTCTCGCCGACGTGCAGCGCAGCTACGACTTCCACCGGCACTTCGAGACGCAGCCGAGGACGACGGGCTCCGATAGGAACGGACGGGCGCGGGAGAAGTGCCGAGAGCTCAACGCCCTGCACACATCCATCCGAAGCCTGCAGCTGCACCTCAAGGCGCTGCTGAGCGA GATGATCATCTTGGAGGATGATCTGGAGAAGCTGATGGTGTCCAGGGAGGTGACGGAGCTGACGCTCGATGGCTACCAGGACCTGAGAGAGCggctccagcagctgcagcctcACATGCAGGCCAGCGCCGGATGCTGGGAGGATACGGTCAGCCAGGTGGAGCGCATGCTCAGACGGGCCAATGCCTGTCCAG GTAACGCCGACCACACTGAGCCGTTcgttcctcctgctgctgaggttcctgctcctcctccgtCCTACCCGCTGATCCTGGACAGAGACCCGGTGCCGGAGGAAATG gagctggaggcctACGTCTCCGACTCTGACTCGGACGGGGAAGGGAGAGGCTCGTGGTCCGACATGCTGTCCCCGGAGGAGCGGGAGCGACAGCGGAGGGATAGGGAGGAGTCGCGGCGCGTCCTGTCGGAGCTGAAAGCCGTTCTGGGCTTCCGCGCGTCCGATGgggagaggatgaagaggaagcAGATGCTGTTCAGCGACCAAG CTGCTGCATCACCTTTAGTTCTAACTCAGAGTCCCGATGCTGCGAGTCCCGTGGACGGCGCAGAAACCGGTGCCGAGGAAGGAAGCTACCTATCGGAGCTGCGTGCAGGAAACGAAGGGCAGGAAGGGGAAGGAAAGGACGACGGGGTGAGGCCCGACCCGGTTACGGAGTTCAGCTGCGGCTCGGAGGAAAAGGAGTTGGGAGGAGGACCTTCTGTTTgtgacggaggaggaggaggaggaggaggaggagcgtcCGAGCTGCACCAGTATGATGGCGtcctggaggaggaagaggagcaacAGAACGGTTTGGACTGCTTCCTGAAAGCTAAAATCCCGGCCGTGTCGGTGATGGACAGACTGACGGAGATCCACGGCTCAGAGGCGCTCAGCTTTAGCTCCGCCCTCGCTGCTCAGGTGGCGGCTCGCTCGCAGTCGCTCGTCAACATGGAGGAGCAGACGTTCGGagacgacgatgatgatgatgatgaggaggaggaggaaggagaaaacTCCACAACCTCAGAGAAGGATTAG